One part of the Cyclobacteriaceae bacterium genome encodes these proteins:
- a CDS encoding CHAT domain-containing protein, producing MKAMRLIVIGFLSVLLSTAWAQKKFDKALAKADKSYNSGDYSKALKALTKYKSMVTSKLGPSNASMPGYHTRFAKYNLAYGVLTNFETSLDQAITISTNVFGENTTNHANTLIDVAEVYNQYGYYRKSRELLNKASDIVSKEEQADPVLKTKLVLEMAEAMIGQGFCNDALALLRANESFLASRAVDKETSVVDGKLKTVRVPEEEWKPRYSSYARMLSLITLAYGKKGDIDSVDIAHRASRPWISKNQKMIGESSLLLVQADYWYTLMYAENNDGVVPPKLTKSEKYADFGDQLSELKKRTSPSVPLGHSLYLAELGQLQLADNRSRYANLKAEYDRMLGKYFTKSSLLNVNLKAVEFDNKLSKDKTRTLERDAERVLNNEALPQYYSTRIRILEFLYGLYEQAKRYANAESTLNQISQIKKELYGENSPEYHLSQIALANFYLDFTNKVEAAGKIYENSYEKLLAKEIHLKHKDHLTMLYHIASYYELTDKFSLASKTLEKASDAARTKYTNTDPTFAIALNQMAKLRIKIGDYDNADVDIDRSLKIFDLKENRDDKWKADYISAIETQAKLYGIKGMFDEAQGNLDRTRSMIRKSKVPIGNELSTAEELSSLLIQLGSYAQTDELLGKLIPEYEKLYGTESIRLIDPLTNRGRLLLARGDYTEAERVGQRANQIAVKTYGESSTKAAPTQRLLSDINYSLGDYDKAEENIRKALTSLEKQFGRHHVDVARSLSQLALIKFYDGDNRREVEKIMVEARDIIADKLGKDNPQYAEILKNIAQLYISEKKYDIAFNSLTIAENIWLQKTGNKRNINTASIYTLTGDVYYQQKNYNKAEEFYNKALTVYSKNSFSNSHPEYVKVLSKLSKVYYMKKDYKRAKVNIEGALNNYENFIKQFFPALSEREKAKYWNTIKGDFEFYNTLAFGKLDEFKDLGANVYNYQLLTKALLLSSSIKIRERIMNSTDTELKTQYENWVQKKELLTLALSLTPTQLAENEIDPAALSAEVERLERFLSQRSELFGQAFESKRITFADVAKSLKPNEVAIEMVRFRVFNHAFTDSVVYAAMYVKNDSKKPEVILLNDGARMEGRNFRFYRNAITGKIEDTNSYNVYWGPIQKQLGQVSTIYLSADGVYNQINLEAIPTPDGKYILDNSNIVLVSNTKDLYLNKVKSRAVPDNTASMFGNPTFYLTASKDNMPIAPLPGTELEINQLQQLLKQKGWITEQYLETKATEERIKELNSPKIFHVATHGFYKPTHELKPEDEMQGNELALTQNPLMRNGLLLKGAGDLLDKTDYNYNMENGILTAYEAMNLNLDRTDLVVLSACETGLGELQAGEGVFGLQRAFLVAGAKILIMSMFKVDDEATQKLMLKFYQKWLNTNNMRQSFIEAKKELRAEYPEPIYWGAFMMIGLE from the coding sequence ATGAAAGCAATGCGGTTGATTGTGATAGGATTTCTTTCTGTTCTTTTAAGTACAGCCTGGGCACAGAAAAAATTTGACAAAGCCTTGGCTAAAGCCGACAAGAGCTACAACAGCGGAGACTATTCCAAGGCGCTGAAGGCCCTGACCAAGTACAAGTCGATGGTAACTTCCAAACTCGGCCCTTCAAATGCATCCATGCCGGGCTACCACACACGTTTTGCAAAATACAACCTTGCCTATGGTGTGCTTACCAATTTTGAAACAAGCCTCGACCAGGCCATTACCATAAGCACCAATGTTTTTGGTGAGAACACAACAAACCATGCCAACACCCTTATTGATGTTGCCGAAGTATACAATCAATATGGGTATTACCGCAAAAGCCGGGAGTTGCTGAACAAAGCATCGGACATCGTAAGTAAAGAAGAACAAGCCGACCCTGTACTAAAAACAAAGCTCGTGCTTGAAATGGCCGAAGCCATGATCGGTCAGGGATTTTGCAACGATGCCTTAGCGCTGCTCCGCGCCAACGAAAGCTTTTTGGCCAGCCGTGCGGTAGATAAGGAAACATCAGTAGTTGATGGCAAATTAAAAACGGTTCGTGTGCCGGAGGAAGAATGGAAACCCAGGTATTCGAGTTATGCCCGCATGTTGTCACTCATAACACTTGCCTATGGCAAGAAAGGTGATATTGATAGCGTTGACATTGCGCATCGTGCCTCGCGGCCGTGGATTTCTAAAAATCAAAAAATGATTGGCGAATCAAGTCTCCTGCTTGTACAGGCCGATTATTGGTATACCTTGATGTACGCTGAAAATAATGACGGTGTTGTACCACCTAAATTAACTAAATCGGAAAAGTATGCTGATTTTGGCGATCAACTTTCCGAACTTAAAAAAAGAACATCCCCATCAGTTCCCTTAGGCCATAGTCTTTACCTGGCCGAACTTGGTCAACTTCAACTGGCCGATAACCGCTCGCGCTATGCCAACCTGAAGGCCGAATACGACCGTATGCTTGGAAAATATTTTACCAAGTCAAGTTTGTTGAACGTTAACCTTAAGGCCGTTGAGTTCGATAATAAACTTTCAAAAGACAAAACACGAACCCTCGAACGGGACGCTGAACGCGTACTGAACAACGAAGCATTGCCACAATACTACAGCACCCGTATCCGAATACTTGAATTTCTTTACGGCCTGTATGAACAAGCCAAAAGATACGCTAACGCGGAATCAACCCTGAACCAGATCAGCCAGATAAAAAAAGAATTATACGGTGAAAATTCACCGGAATATCATCTGTCACAAATTGCTTTGGCAAATTTCTACCTCGATTTTACAAACAAAGTAGAAGCAGCGGGGAAAATTTACGAGAACAGCTACGAGAAATTGCTCGCGAAGGAAATACACCTCAAGCATAAAGATCATCTTACCATGCTCTATCATATTGCATCGTATTATGAACTAACCGATAAATTTTCGCTGGCATCAAAAACACTGGAAAAAGCATCTGATGCGGCACGTACCAAATACACCAACACTGACCCTACTTTTGCCATTGCGCTCAACCAAATGGCTAAACTGAGAATTAAGATTGGTGACTACGACAATGCCGATGTAGATATTGACCGGTCATTAAAAATCTTCGACTTAAAAGAAAACCGCGATGACAAATGGAAGGCCGATTACATAAGCGCCATCGAAACACAAGCCAAACTATACGGCATTAAAGGTATGTTCGATGAAGCCCAGGGCAACCTGGACCGTACCCGTAGCATGATCCGTAAATCGAAAGTACCCATTGGGAACGAACTTTCTACAGCCGAGGAACTCTCCAGCCTGCTCATCCAATTGGGATCTTACGCGCAAACCGATGAATTGTTGGGCAAACTGATACCGGAATACGAGAAACTTTATGGCACTGAATCCATTCGGTTAATAGACCCTTTGACTAACCGCGGCAGGTTGCTGCTGGCCCGTGGCGATTATACCGAGGCTGAACGTGTTGGCCAACGTGCCAACCAAATTGCGGTAAAAACCTATGGTGAAAGTTCAACTAAGGCTGCACCAACACAACGTTTGCTCAGCGACATCAACTACAGCCTGGGCGATTACGACAAGGCCGAAGAAAACATCCGAAAAGCACTGACCAGCCTGGAAAAACAATTTGGCAGGCACCATGTAGATGTTGCCCGTTCACTTTCGCAGTTGGCCCTGATCAAGTTCTATGATGGCGATAACAGGCGTGAGGTTGAAAAAATTATGGTAGAAGCCCGTGATATCATAGCCGATAAGTTGGGTAAAGACAATCCACAGTATGCCGAAATCCTGAAGAACATCGCGCAACTGTATATCTCTGAAAAGAAATACGACATCGCATTCAATTCATTGACCATTGCCGAAAACATCTGGTTGCAAAAAACCGGTAACAAACGGAACATCAACACCGCCAGCATTTATACGCTTACCGGTGATGTTTATTACCAGCAAAAAAATTACAACAAAGCCGAAGAATTTTATAACAAAGCCCTTACGGTTTACAGCAAAAACAGCTTCAGCAACTCCCATCCTGAATATGTTAAAGTGCTCTCCAAGCTAAGCAAGGTGTACTACATGAAGAAGGATTACAAGCGTGCCAAAGTGAACATTGAAGGCGCCTTGAATAATTATGAAAACTTCATTAAGCAATTCTTTCCGGCTTTGAGTGAACGCGAAAAAGCAAAATACTGGAATACCATTAAAGGCGACTTTGAGTTTTACAACACCCTCGCGTTTGGCAAATTAGATGAGTTTAAAGACCTCGGTGCCAATGTTTACAACTATCAATTGCTGACGAAAGCCCTCCTGCTCAGTTCATCCATCAAAATCCGTGAACGCATTATGAACAGCACGGATACCGAATTGAAAACGCAATACGAAAACTGGGTTCAGAAAAAAGAACTACTCACCCTTGCCCTATCGCTAACCCCTACACAACTGGCTGAAAATGAAATCGACCCGGCTGCCCTCTCTGCAGAAGTAGAACGGTTGGAGCGTTTCCTTAGCCAGCGTTCCGAATTGTTCGGGCAGGCTTTTGAAAGTAAACGCATAACCTTTGCCGATGTAGCCAAATCGCTCAAGCCAAATGAAGTGGCCATTGAAATGGTTCGTTTCAGGGTGTTTAACCATGCCTTTACCGACTCCGTAGTGTACGCGGCCATGTACGTGAAAAACGACAGCAAAAAGCCCGAAGTTATATTGCTTAATGACGGAGCAAGGATGGAGGGACGAAACTTCAGGTTCTACCGAAATGCCATTACCGGTAAAATCGAGGATACCAATTCGTACAATGTTTATTGGGGCCCCATCCAAAAACAACTGGGCCAGGTTTCAACCATTTACCTTTCGGCCGATGGCGTGTATAACCAGATTAACCTGGAGGCTATTCCAACACCGGATGGAAAGTATATCTTGGATAACTCCAATATTGTTTTGGTTAGTAATACAAAAGATTTATACCTGAACAAGGTGAAGTCACGCGCAGTACCCGACAACACAGCCTCAATGTTTGGTAACCCAACCTTCTACCTCACCGCTTCAAAAGATAATATGCCAATCGCGCCACTTCCGGGAACTGAATTGGAAATTAACCAACTGCAACAACTGTTGAAGCAAAAAGGCTGGATCACCGAGCAATACCTGGAAACTAAAGCCACCGAAGAAAGAATAAAAGAACTTAACAGCCCGAAAATTTTCCACGTGGCCACCCACGGTTTTTACAAACCAACCCATGAACTAAAACCGGAAGACGAAATGCAAGGAAACGAGTTGGCCTTGACCCAAAACCCTTTAATGCGCAACGGGTTGCTACTGAAAGGTGCAGGGGACTTATTGGATAAAACCGATTATAACTACAACATGGAAAACGGTATCCTCACCGCCTATGAGGCCATGAACCTTAACCTAGACCGCACCGACCTGGTGGTGCTAAGCGCCTGCGAAACAGGTTTAGGCGAATTGCAAGCCGGTGAAGGTGTGTTTGGCTTGCAGCGGGCATTCCTTGTGGCGGGTGCAAAAATCCTGATCATGAGTATGTTTAAAGTAGATGATGAGGCAACCCAAAAGTTGATGCTTAAATTTTATCAAAAATGGCTCAATACCAACAATATGCGCCAAAGCTTTATTGAGGCCAAAAAAGAGCTTCGTGCCGAATACCCCGAACCTATTTACTGGGGTGCATTTATGATGATCGGGCTGGAGTAG